The DNA region AAGCAAACAAATGGTAAATTGCGTATGGGGGAGGGTGTCGTTAGACTCAAGGCTGAAAATAGCTTTAGCGAAGTGCATTTGGCTAATAGAGATGGTAGATTGATTATTGATAACGATAAAGCGACTGATTATAATAAATTAAATTTTGGTAAAAGTGGAGGAATACTTGATTTAAACGGACATAGCGTGAGTATGAGTGGGGTTAAGGCTTATAATTCAAATGCTATGATTACAAATGAAAATAAAAATCAAATTTCTACCCTTAATCTTAATAATTCGAATAAAACAATTATACACGCAAATATTAGTGGGAATACAAATATCCAAATAGGAAATTCTACGCTAAGTGCGAAAAATAATGCGAGTCCAACAAATAGAGAAATTATCTTTGACGGAGGATTTGACATCGGCACTTTAAATGGGAGTAATCAGCATATTGTTTTACAAGGTAAGCCTGTGCCACACGCGACTTGGAAGGGAGGCTGTGCGCAACCTGCCTTTTTGGGTATTTGTGAGGTGGGACATTATATTGATAAATATGATAGAAACAAAGCTAATCAAATGGGTCAAGGACATAAAGTTATCAATCAAACCGTAACTTTTAACCAGCCTGACTGGATACAAAGAGGATATAAGGGAAATATCACACTTGATAATGGCTCTAAGCTTTTCATTGAAAGAAATGCTAATGTTAGTGGGGACATTACGCTAAATAATGGCTCAACTCTCACTCTTAATAGCAAAACCCTTTATATCGATAGTGGCGATAGTAAGTCTTTACAACAGAGCATACAAAGTCAAAGCCTTAGCGCCGATGTGAAAGATACTATCACTTATCAAGGAAATTTAAAGGCTAGTCAAGGCTCTACTATCACTTCGCAAGGCATTAAGCAATTTAGCGCAAGTGTGGATTTAAATAAGGCTACTTTAACAGCTAGTAATGATGAAATTACGCTTTTAGAAAGGGGCTTGAAGCTAGAAAATGAAGCAAAACTTACAGCAAAATCTTTACATATCAAAGATACAAACAATGCTATTTCAGTCGATGAGAAATCACAACTTAGCATTGATGAGTTAAAAATAGAAAACAGCACCGTATCCTTAAACACTCAAAATAAAAATTTAGGTAAAACAATTAATGTCAATAGTTCAACCCTAAATGTCGCTGATGGTTCAAAAATCCCTCAAAATGTGAATTTAAAGGCTTCTACCCTAGCTTTTGATAATCTTAATTCCACTTTTTCACTCAATGGCTCTAAGTTTGATGACACTTCACGCTTAAGAGCTAAGAATCTAAGCCATAAGCAAAATGATAATATTACTTGGAAAGATAACAATGTAAAGCACATTGACATAACGGAAGCTTTAAAGTTAAGTGATGTGGGTAGTGGTGTGGGAGATAAGAAATTTTTAGCGCTTAAGCTTGAAGATATGCAAATGAAATTTGAAAAAGATGGTGAAGTTCTTGTTTCTTTTGCTAAAGATTTAAATAAAGATAGCGTTGAAATAGGGCGTGAGTATGATATGCTCTTGCTTAAAAAGCTTATAACGCAAGATAATTTTTTAGTGCGTTTTGAAGGACAGGATAGCAATAGTAAGGTTCAAGCCCTCGCTACTAAGACAGACACAGGCATAAAACTAAGCTTTACAAAGGACAATCAAGTCAATGCTAATGATATAATGAATACTATCGGCAATCGTGCTAATTATCATCAACTTTTTTTACTTAATGACTTAATTGCCGCAAATCCAAATCACCCATTGGTTTTAGATGTAGCTTTTAACAGAAATAATACGAGTGCTATTAATAGAATTGTTGCAAGAATTCAAAAGGTTGATGATGATGCTAAAGATATTGCGAAAACCCTAAGTCAAAGTGCAAATTTACAGCAAATCAATCATCATAATAAAATCACAAGTAAGAGAATTAATTCTATTAAAATCAATAATCTAAGAGCAAGCAATGAAATCGGCTCTTATTTATACGCCTCACTTGCAAGTGATGTGCCTTTGGTTTATCCTATGAGTAACGATTATTTGGCTAATAATATGTGGATAAACACTGGAGGCGGATACTTTGAGGGAAGTGGGTATTTAAAATATTTTAACACCAATATAGGCTATGATAGGCAGTTTAGCTTCGATGAAAATGATATGATTTTAGGTGCTT from Campylobacter upsaliensis includes:
- a CDS encoding S6 family peptidase, producing the protein MKTRAFLLSVAVAQSLYAMNVDKNNFYTRDYLDFGQNLGQFTPGATNLSIIKKDGSKVALPDLPFPDFSKFNGANKTSVGGAYMASAKHIVHPNGRPIVLDSNIKLGDSSYADKQVTTYANDSAYTRVNKFIVEGGYKVISFNDLKKNAANYMTHYKDEERIIIYRSGDGIMSFQHWDGSPNAKEMVRTGARAGNLFYIKPSDIGSNQLVVRPNGNHYGPLKGVINSGDSGSPIFVFNKTTQEWEIVGTTHGGTPSGQKVANTFWAITDPNQLDSFKKQFEKERVANGGTYQNEQNKDSVYNDSGTITINDAVNQGIGGIILRGDNKTLEISGSGSFAGAGIDIVEENSKVVWNTGVSGDLHKIGKGELEVTKQTNGKLRMGEGVVRLKAENSFSEVHLANRDGRLIIDNDKATDYNKLNFGKSGGILDLNGHSVSMSGVKAYNSNAMITNENKNQISTLNLNNSNKTIIHANISGNTNIQIGNSTLSAKNNASPTNREIIFDGGFDIGTLNGSNQHIVLQGKPVPHATWKGGCAQPAFLGICEVGHYIDKYDRNKANQMGQGHKVINQTVTFNQPDWIQRGYKGNITLDNGSKLFIERNANVSGDITLNNGSTLTLNSKTLYIDSGDSKSLQQSIQSQSLSADVKDTITYQGNLKASQGSTITSQGIKQFSASVDLNKATLTASNDEITLLERGLKLENEAKLTAKSLHIKDTNNAISVDEKSQLSIDELKIENSTVSLNTQNKNLGKTINVNSSTLNVADGSKIPQNVNLKASTLAFDNLNSTFSLNGSKFDDTSRLRAKNLSHKQNDNITWKDNNVKHIDITEALKLSDVGSGVGDKKFLALKLEDMQMKFEKDGEVLVSFAKDLNKDSVEIGREYDMLLLKKLITQDNFLVRFEGQDSNSKVQALATKTDTGIKLSFTKDNQVNANDIMNTIGNRANYHQLFLLNDLIAANPNHPLVLDVAFNRNNTSAINRIVARIQKVDDDAKDIAKTLSQSANLQQINHHNKITSKRINSIKINNLRASNEIGSYLYASLASDVPLVYPMSNDYLANNMWINTGGGYFEGSGYLKYFNTNIGYDRQFSFDENDMILGAFVSFGRSYADNGGYNDNVNNYGFGLYSALTHNAHELQVNANYIIGKSKKYNDLATAKMTDYSFGVSGIYKYAFELNENQAIKPILGLEYVVNQMAGYTLDIMKIADYDYRALNGILGAEYAYINENLFFSAGISGKKAIHSSNDKIRIGIDGSNRFIGYDLQGDKVTYNLDLMTDYKINNALTLGINANFQTTFRGESGASGLFKAEYHF